The Cohaesibacter gelatinilyticus genome contains the following window.
AGATCTTCTTTGGAAAGGATCGGGACAGCTTTGTCTAAAAATGAAGTCATATCTCTATGAACCAGACGGCAAATAAGTAGTGATCTGAGAATAATGATATAGCCTATTTTTCATCACGCTGTCCCTTCAAATCACCCCTCCACCCGCACGCGCGTTCTTCTTCGAAAGACATACCAGCCGCCCCATAAGAGCGCATAGAGCATCAGGGCGGCATAGATGGCGGGTTTTGGATTTTCCAGCGAACTGATGGAGCCCGCATAAGAAGCGATCAGCACATAGGGCAGCGTGCTGAGACAATGCAGGATCGCATAGCGGCCAAGGGGCATATGGGTCACGCCCGCCATGCAGGCGGTGACTTCTGGCACAATTGGCGCGGCGCGCGACAGCAGGATCATCACCGGACCATTGCGCTGAAAGGCCTCTTTCATCTCAAGCCGCTCGGCCTCGTCTCGCACCAGAAAGGCAACGGGGCCCTCGCCCCAAAGGCGGCAAATGACATAACCACCGAAGGCCGCCAATGTCATGCCGGTAAAGGCAGCCAGCGCCCCGGCGGGAAAGCCCAGAAAGAAGCCGGACAAAAGCGTGATGGTCAGGGTCGGCACCGCAACGAACAGATCGACGCATAACAGGATGATCACCATGGCAGCCAGCCAGAGCGGGTCGATCTGTGCGGCCAACCATAGCCAATGTTTGACATTCTCAACCGTCAGGATGCCCAGCAACCGACCAATCACGAAGGTCATCAAGAAAAGCGATCCAAGGATCAGCATGACTTTGACAAGAGGTTTCATGCTCACGCCCCTTTCATGAGTTGGGATGCCAGAGCGGGCGAAAGGCGCTGCAACAAACGCAGGAATTTCACCTTGCCGATATCGATGCTGCCGCCAGATTTGGAGAGAGCATGGATCATCTCAAAAGCTGCTTCCTCGGGCAAGATCTTGCCCGATCCCCTGCCCTTGGTCATGGCGGTATCGACCAGCGGCAGGAAGACTTGCTTCACCTCCACATTGGTTGCTTCCAATTGATAGCCAAGGGATTGCGAAAAGAGATTGAGCGCGCCCTTGGTGGCGCAATAAACCGCCGAGCTGGCCTTGGGCGCAATTGCCAGGCCTGAATTGACATTGAGAATGATGGACGGGTCTTGCTTGATCAAAGCAGGCAGCAACAGATAGATGAGCATGCAGACCGAGGTGAAATTGATGTCCACCTCGCGCTTGATGGTCTCAAGGCGAAAGTCCTCATCCAGAAAACAGGGCACATATTGAACGGCGGCATTGTTGATCAGAATATCAATCGATTGTTCCGTCTTGATCAATTGATCGGCTGCCAGACGCACCCTGTCCAGATCCGACAGATCCGCCTCGAATATGGTTATGTCGGGGTAATTGGCCTGCAATTCTTCCAGATGCTTGGAGGGGCGAGCAATGACGGAGAGCGCATTCTGGCCATAGAGCTGCTTCACCAACTCCAGCCCGATACCGGACGCTCCACCAGTAATCACAATATGCTTGTTGACGATCTTCATTCCGGGTTCCTGACGGGTTAAACTATTTGGAACCCTTGGATACCCATCCCTGAAATTCTTGGAATTAACCCAGGTTAAAATCGATGAAGCTTGCAGATTTCATAGCCCAGAATGGCAAAACACTCTCGCTGGATGCGGGCGAGCATGTGTTCCGGCAAGGGGATGAGAGCGAGCTGCTCTATGTGGTGAAAAGCGGCTTGCTGAAGGCCTATTACCTGTCCGTGGATGGCAAGGAGAATATCAAATCCTTCCTGCTCCCCGGCGATAATATCGGCAGCCTTTCAGCCATGCATGCAGGCGGACACTGCACTTTCAGTCTTGTCTGCCTGAAGCCCTGCGATCTCATCGTACTGCGCTTCAGCGCGCTTCATGACGCCACCCGCAGCGACCCGGAAATCTCGGCAGAGCTTTTGGATTTCCTGCTCAAATTCGGCATGAAAAAGGAAATGCGAGAATATGAGTTGCTCTGCCTTTCCGCCGAAGACAGATTTCGCAGGCTCCTGAATGAGCGGCCCGAACTGTTCGATCTGGTCACCCAAAATGACCTCGCCCACTATCTGGGCATCACCCCCGTCGGCCTCAGCCGTATCAAGAAGCGTGTGGTGGGGTAGTTATTTCTCTTACCGGGGATTTTCTCCCTCACGGCTATTCCTGATCTTCGATCAGGGCCTACGGGGGTGCGCACTTTTACGCGAATCCTGATCCGAAAAGTCTGCAACTTTTCG
Protein-coding sequences here:
- a CDS encoding TVP38/TMEM64 family protein, which produces MKPLVKVMLILGSLFLMTFVIGRLLGILTVENVKHWLWLAAQIDPLWLAAMVIILLCVDLFVAVPTLTITLLSGFFLGFPAGALAAFTGMTLAAFGGYVICRLWGEGPVAFLVRDEAERLEMKEAFQRNGPVMILLSRAAPIVPEVTACMAGVTHMPLGRYAILHCLSTLPYVLIASYAGSISSLENPKPAIYAALMLYALLWGGWYVFRRRTRVRVEG
- a CDS encoding SDR family oxidoreductase, with protein sequence MKIVNKHIVITGGASGIGLELVKQLYGQNALSVIARPSKHLEELQANYPDITIFEADLSDLDRVRLAADQLIKTEQSIDILINNAAVQYVPCFLDEDFRLETIKREVDINFTSVCMLIYLLLPALIKQDPSIILNVNSGLAIAPKASSAVYCATKGALNLFSQSLGYQLEATNVEVKQVFLPLVDTAMTKGRGSGKILPEEAAFEMIHALSKSGGSIDIGKVKFLRLLQRLSPALASQLMKGA
- a CDS encoding Crp/Fnr family transcriptional regulator, which codes for MKLADFIAQNGKTLSLDAGEHVFRQGDESELLYVVKSGLLKAYYLSVDGKENIKSFLLPGDNIGSLSAMHAGGHCTFSLVCLKPCDLIVLRFSALHDATRSDPEISAELLDFLLKFGMKKEMREYELLCLSAEDRFRRLLNERPELFDLVTQNDLAHYLGITPVGLSRIKKRVVG